One window of the Macaca thibetana thibetana isolate TM-01 chromosome 13, ASM2454274v1, whole genome shotgun sequence genome contains the following:
- the VAMP8 gene encoding vesicle-associated membrane protein 8 has product MEEASEGGGNDRVRNLQSEVEGVKNIMTQNVERILARGENLEHLRNKTEDLEATSEHFKTTSQKVARKFWWKNVKMIVLICVIVFIIILFIVLFATGAFS; this is encoded by the exons ATG GAGGAAGCCAGTGAAGGTGGAGGAAATGATCGCGTGCGGAACCTGCAGAGTGAGGTGGAGGGAGTTAAGAATATTATGACCCAGAATGTGGAGCGGATCCTGGCCCGAGGGGAAAACTTGGAACATCTCCGCAACAAGACAGAGGATCTGGAAGCCACA TCTGAGCACTTCAAGACGACATCGCAGAAGGTGGCTCGGAAATTCTGGTGGAAGAATGTGAAGATGATTGTCCTTATCTGCGTGATTGTTTTTATCATCATTCTCTTCATTGTGCTCTTTGCCACTGGTGCCTTCTCTTAA